The Toxorhynchites rutilus septentrionalis strain SRP chromosome 3, ASM2978413v1, whole genome shotgun sequence genome includes a region encoding these proteins:
- the LOC129780246 gene encoding uncharacterized protein LOC129780246 gives MFAFVCFVIVFTVTTIRGNCDSSLSVDLLDGCIFNSLLACVEKCGWVLSREICGQSVDAESFDVPPVIYFDFADPDKLYMLIFIGLGGSREESKPTLLWAVMNIPGSALIHGMTYMDGDTVMDYIAPVPWMNEHRFGFYLYEQLDGISYPPMQSGHGELDLADWINSIYPKGTLCGPIASIGFKA, from the exons ATGTTCGCGTTTGTATGTTTCGTCATAGTCTTTACTGTTACAACTATTCGCGGAAACTGCGATAGCAGTTTATCGGTTGATCTCCTTGATGGGTGTATTTTCAATTCGCTGCTGGCATGCGTGGAAAAATGTGGCTGGGTGCTTTCGAGGGAAATTTGTGGCCAATCGGTCGACGCAGAGTCATTCGACGTTCCTCCCGTGATTTATTTCGATTTCGCTGATCCGGATAAACTGTATATGCTTATCTTCATCGGTTTGGGCGGATCCCGAGAAGAAAGCAAACCTACTCTGTTGTGGGCTGTGATGAATATACCG GGGTCTGCCTTGATACATGGGATGACTTACATGGATGGCGACACTGTTATGG ACTATATCGCACCGGTCCCCTGGATGAACGAGCATCGCTTTGGGTTCTATCTGTATGAGCAGCTCGACGGAATCAGCTATCCACCAATGCAGAGCGGTCATGGAGAACTCGATTTGGCCGactggattaattcgatttacCCCAAGGGAACACTTTGTGGCCCAATCGCTTCGATTGGGTTCAAGGCGTAG